In a genomic window of Candidatus Eisenbacteria bacterium:
- a CDS encoding response regulator gives MAPNNQKILVADDEAYIRELVRAKLENVGYDVEEASTGREAIELAKNSPPDLILLDIMMPDFDGFETCRYLREDERTKTIPVIFLSQKRQEQDIVRGLELGAVDYLTKPFSPRELAARVRIFLSGKGVGAQTISPQEVKTPEGDLASVLQISKVLLSPLKLRDKLAVIVNMASRFLGANILSLRTTDPETGEFKLGASLGLSDEYLKTEVEEVVRVVGGRALNEKKPVAISNAQEDAATSNFQSLKLERLNSVLCLPVLAPDKLLGIFTVYGKTAYIFSEREIKLFSLLADQAALAIETDSLHDSLISANRKLSMFLSNAPSAILVGNLLGIVQFSSLIASRIVGKEENELIGMKLEDLEVIKEIFPEKEVFSKVFEEVKAGGSFSRIMRIGGNEYELLLKALQEKGASIGFICILFSVSDQRRRERAEEEFIFSIAHEMQIPMTALKGFSEILLEEKLDEASIKRYLDIINKETTRLANLINDLSQSTRLSAGTERLRLSPTDLSSVLQDVIVLLKGRLGTIRFETSIPPNLARLIADKEKMKEVFTNILDNAIKYTLPGGRILVSMTEQPEEILVTFEDSGVGMTGEEQARIFDRFYRAEKPGFPETKGTGLGLTIAKQLVELHKGRIWAESEPGKGSKFFVALPKVHTHQA, from the coding sequence ATGGCGCCAAATAACCAGAAAATCCTTGTCGCAGACGACGAAGCCTACATACGGGAGCTGGTCAGGGCAAAACTCGAAAATGTGGGCTACGATGTGGAAGAAGCTTCGACCGGAAGAGAAGCCATCGAGCTCGCAAAAAACTCTCCACCCGACCTAATCCTGCTCGACATAATGATGCCTGACTTTGATGGATTTGAAACCTGCCGGTACCTGAGGGAGGATGAGAGGACAAAAACAATACCTGTAATCTTTCTCTCCCAGAAAAGGCAGGAGCAGGACATCGTGCGGGGCCTTGAGCTTGGAGCGGTGGATTATCTCACGAAACCGTTCTCGCCACGGGAGCTCGCCGCCAGAGTCAGAATCTTCCTTTCGGGCAAGGGAGTTGGGGCACAGACTATTTCTCCGCAGGAGGTCAAGACCCCCGAAGGGGACCTCGCCTCTGTCCTCCAGATAAGCAAAGTTCTTCTGTCGCCGCTAAAGCTTCGCGACAAGCTTGCAGTGATCGTCAACATGGCTTCGCGGTTCCTGGGAGCAAACATACTTTCTTTGAGGACAACCGATCCCGAGACGGGCGAGTTCAAGCTTGGGGCATCACTGGGGTTAAGCGATGAGTATTTGAAAACCGAAGTGGAAGAAGTTGTGCGGGTCGTCGGGGGCAGAGCTCTCAACGAAAAAAAACCGGTAGCCATATCGAATGCGCAGGAGGATGCGGCCACAAGCAATTTCCAGAGTCTCAAGCTGGAGAGATTGAACTCCGTTCTGTGCCTTCCGGTTCTCGCCCCGGACAAGCTTCTCGGAATCTTCACTGTGTACGGGAAGACGGCTTACATATTCTCAGAGAGAGAAATCAAGCTCTTCTCTCTTCTTGCAGACCAGGCTGCCCTTGCCATCGAAACCGATTCCCTCCACGACTCTCTGATAAGTGCGAATAGAAAACTCTCAATGTTCCTCTCGAATGCACCATCGGCGATTCTGGTCGGTAACCTTCTTGGAATTGTCCAGTTTTCGAGCCTGATAGCGTCCAGGATTGTAGGCAAGGAGGAGAACGAACTAATAGGCATGAAGCTTGAGGATCTTGAGGTCATAAAAGAGATCTTCCCCGAAAAAGAGGTATTCTCGAAAGTCTTTGAAGAGGTGAAGGCGGGCGGCAGTTTCTCCCGAATCATGAGGATTGGAGGAAACGAATACGAACTTCTGTTGAAAGCTCTTCAGGAAAAAGGTGCATCGATCGGCTTCATTTGCATTCTTTTCAGCGTCTCGGACCAGAGAAGAAGAGAAAGAGCAGAAGAAGAGTTCATTTTCTCGATTGCCCACGAGATGCAGATTCCGATGACGGCGCTCAAGGGATTCAGCGAGATCCTGCTTGAAGAGAAGCTCGATGAGGCAAGCATCAAGAGATACCTTGACATCATAAATAAGGAAACGACCAGGCTGGCGAATCTGATAAACGACCTTTCACAGAGCACGAGGCTTTCGGCAGGAACCGAGCGCCTGCGCTTGAGCCCGACGGACCTCTCATCCGTCCTTCAGGACGTGATTGTCCTGCTCAAAGGGAGGCTCGGCACGATTAGGTTTGAAACCTCAATTCCTCCAAACCTTGCACGTCTGATAGCTGACAAGGAGAAGATGAAGGAGGTCTTCACGAACATTCTCGACAATGCGATCAAATACACTCTCCCGGGTGGAAGAATTCTTGTTTCGATGACGGAGCAGCCCGAGGAAATCCTCGTGACTTTTGAGGATTCCGGAGTCGGAATGACGGGAGAGGAACAGGCAAGAATCTTTGACAGATTCTACAGAGCTGAAAAGCCCGGTTTTCCCGAGACAAAAGGTACTGGGCTCGGCTTAACAATAGCGAAACAGCTCGTCGAACTGCACAAGGGAAGAATATGGGCTGAGAGTGAACCCGGAAAGGGTTCAAAGTTCTTCGTCGCGCTGCCGAAAGTCCACACCCACCAGGCCTGA
- a CDS encoding glycosyltransferase, with translation MFRDFIVFTSVLVLVYYLTLMAIYLYCLLISRRGLIAYFKSRYFGGEREIFESNLTPLISIIVPAHNEEKSIVESVNSLRKLQYAHSEVIVVNDGSADRTLEVLIKSFGLVKVDRMLRSPRDAEGKELITTMPVRGIYVSRDSSDVHDLIVVDKVNGGKSDALNAGILASRHSLICTVDADSILERNAIVKAVKPFLKDPEGTIGVGGVIRLANGCVFSGGKVSEVRLPGDFLPAFQTVEYLRSFLGSRFGLSQLNGLLIVSGVFAMLRKDLVLEVGGYNVNSLSEDMEIIVRVTEHELKKGKKRRVVFVPDPIAWTEAPTDMATLSRQRNRWQRGLIQTLFSFKHMLFNPSYGSVGLLAIPFLYLEMIGPVVEIYGFATIPLFYFTGRLEESFFVLFLFSAVLFGILLSTLGILLQEFSEYPFTRFRDVAGLFSLGVLENFGYRHLTLLWRLRAFYDYFRRRKEWGVMERTGFGETRKPAKNIWRGFVTLAILALLVAFLLAAATRLILAHAAGLIGR, from the coding sequence ATGTTTAGAGACTTCATAGTATTCACATCCGTACTCGTCCTTGTCTATTACCTGACACTGATGGCCATCTATCTCTACTGCCTGCTTATTTCGAGACGGGGACTCATCGCTTATTTCAAGAGCCGGTACTTCGGAGGGGAAAGGGAGATTTTCGAAAGCAACCTTACCCCTCTCATCTCAATCATTGTCCCCGCACACAATGAGGAGAAGTCAATAGTCGAATCGGTGAATTCGCTGAGAAAGCTCCAGTACGCCCACTCGGAAGTGATAGTCGTGAACGACGGCTCAGCGGACCGGACGCTTGAAGTTCTCATAAAGAGTTTTGGCCTGGTCAAGGTTGACAGAATGTTGAGAAGTCCAAGAGATGCCGAAGGAAAAGAGCTCATAACCACCATGCCGGTAAGGGGCATCTATGTATCAAGAGACAGTTCGGATGTGCACGATTTGATTGTTGTCGACAAGGTAAATGGCGGAAAGTCGGACGCTCTCAATGCCGGCATACTGGCGTCGCGGCATTCATTGATCTGCACTGTTGATGCTGATTCCATATTGGAGCGGAATGCCATCGTCAAGGCAGTCAAACCATTCTTAAAGGATCCGGAAGGCACCATAGGCGTGGGCGGCGTGATAAGACTCGCAAACGGATGTGTATTCTCCGGAGGAAAGGTCAGCGAGGTGAGACTCCCAGGCGACTTCCTCCCGGCTTTTCAAACCGTGGAATACTTGCGCTCTTTTCTCGGGTCCAGATTCGGCCTGAGCCAGCTCAACGGTCTTCTCATCGTGTCAGGCGTCTTCGCAATGCTGAGAAAGGATCTCGTCCTTGAAGTCGGCGGCTACAATGTGAATTCGCTCTCCGAGGACATGGAGATAATTGTCAGGGTTACTGAGCACGAGCTCAAGAAAGGGAAGAAACGAAGGGTCGTGTTTGTTCCGGATCCGATTGCGTGGACAGAAGCGCCAACTGATATGGCGACACTTTCCAGGCAGAGAAACAGATGGCAGAGAGGACTCATCCAGACTCTCTTCTCATTCAAACACATGCTCTTTAACCCGTCGTACGGATCCGTCGGCCTTCTTGCGATTCCTTTTCTGTACCTGGAAATGATAGGCCCGGTGGTTGAAATCTACGGTTTTGCGACGATCCCACTCTTCTACTTCACGGGGAGACTCGAAGAGAGCTTTTTTGTGCTTTTTCTCTTCTCTGCGGTGCTCTTCGGAATTCTTCTTTCAACGCTTGGAATTCTCTTGCAGGAGTTCAGCGAATATCCGTTCACGCGGTTCCGTGATGTCGCGGGACTTTTCTCGCTCGGCGTGCTTGAAAACTTCGGCTATCGTCACCTCACTCTTCTCTGGAGACTGCGGGCGTTCTACGATTACTTCAGAAGAAGAAAGGAGTGGGGAGTGATGGAGCGGACCGGTTTTGGTGAAACGCGGAAACCTGCCAAGAACATATGGAGGGGCTTTGTAACGCTGGCGATTCTTGCGCTTCTCGTTGCTTTCCTCCTTGCTGCCGCAACGAGGCTGATTCTTGCGCATGCTGCGGGGCTTATCGGGAGATGA
- a CDS encoding HEAT repeat domain-containing protein, with product MWVAIVAANLLLFLIVVFLAILLGGRTFRAKLRQRAITRREKLYSKLVDETVAGTPLKEIKIPRKKAIDREVLEKILKGKLFFIKGEERERVTRILDEKGFVDDYIRELSSQDMRVRARACEVLGELRLLKAADPLRDLLSDENEEVSETASRALGKIMESSRALAETLIENLVRELKSPNRWMLLNTAQVIKSLGEMAVDELIVLLRSSEPRERYHTALILGELKNYRTVEPLMRALADIEPKVRSAAAEALGKIGDLRAVAEIAGLLEDDHPSVRVRAAEALGRLGDTRAVDALKEAARGAETQVKWEAVRALHLLDGTGGIRALEDLALLEEDSIREQVAEAFEMSGLMDQYLKQIGLSETEKSERAEKIITKLAEAGVLSPIESGLAISDPGTRKKIAGILGDTLELLLKTFQSGKREEVVKAVEILLRMAHLDLVTKLNELLRESKGEFALLVAEACHTLVLILDSLTELAETETDENVARKMNETVAALRSKLLGGQG from the coding sequence ATGTGGGTCGCCATAGTTGCAGCAAATCTCCTACTTTTCCTCATCGTCGTGTTCCTTGCCATTCTTCTCGGCGGCAGAACGTTTAGAGCCAAGCTGAGGCAGAGAGCCATAACACGCAGGGAAAAATTGTATTCAAAGCTGGTTGACGAGACCGTGGCCGGAACCCCTCTCAAGGAAATCAAGATTCCCAGGAAAAAGGCAATAGACAGGGAAGTTCTGGAGAAGATTCTCAAGGGGAAACTATTCTTCATAAAAGGAGAGGAAAGGGAAAGGGTAACAAGGATTCTTGATGAAAAGGGTTTCGTGGACGATTACATCCGGGAATTGAGCTCCCAAGACATGCGAGTCAGAGCGAGGGCGTGCGAAGTGCTGGGCGAGCTCAGACTCCTCAAGGCCGCCGACCCTCTGCGAGATCTCCTGAGCGACGAGAACGAGGAAGTCTCGGAGACCGCTTCGAGAGCGCTGGGAAAAATAATGGAAAGCTCAAGAGCCCTTGCAGAAACGCTCATTGAAAACCTCGTCAGGGAGCTCAAGTCACCAAACAGGTGGATGCTTCTTAACACTGCCCAGGTCATAAAAAGTCTCGGAGAAATGGCAGTCGATGAGCTCATTGTCCTTCTTCGCTCATCCGAGCCGCGGGAAAGATACCACACTGCGCTCATACTAGGAGAGCTGAAGAACTACCGGACGGTCGAGCCGCTGATGAGGGCGCTTGCGGACATCGAGCCAAAGGTAAGAAGCGCAGCAGCAGAAGCCCTGGGAAAGATAGGAGACCTGCGGGCAGTGGCCGAGATTGCGGGACTTCTTGAAGATGATCATCCGTCTGTCAGGGTCAGAGCAGCAGAAGCATTGGGGAGATTGGGCGACACAAGGGCGGTTGATGCGCTGAAAGAAGCTGCGAGGGGTGCGGAGACACAGGTCAAGTGGGAGGCGGTGAGGGCGCTCCATCTTCTGGATGGCACTGGGGGAATAAGAGCTCTCGAAGACCTTGCGCTTCTGGAAGAAGATTCCATACGGGAGCAGGTTGCTGAAGCATTTGAGATGAGCGGCCTGATGGACCAATACCTGAAACAGATAGGGTTATCTGAAACGGAAAAATCGGAGCGTGCCGAGAAGATCATTACGAAGCTTGCAGAGGCCGGAGTTCTGAGTCCGATCGAATCGGGTCTCGCCATCAGCGATCCAGGTACCAGGAAAAAGATAGCCGGGATTCTCGGGGACACCCTCGAGCTTCTTCTAAAGACATTTCAGAGTGGAAAGAGAGAGGAGGTCGTCAAGGCAGTTGAGATCCTCCTCAGAATGGCACACCTGGACCTTGTCACAAAACTCAACGAACTTCTCAGGGAATCAAAAGGTGAGTTCGCCCTTCTGGTTGCGGAAGCATGCCACACTCTCGTTCTCATCCTCGATTCACTCACGGAGCTCGCGGAAACTGAAACTGACGAAAACGTGGCAAGGAAGATGAATGAGACTGTCGCCGCCCTGAGGTCAAAACTTCTTGGAGGCCAGGGATGA